The Candidatus Methanoperedens sp. sequence TCAACATACTGCGCTTTCAATGTTCCTGAGAGTTTAGCCCTTTGATCTTCTTTTAATTTCATCTATCTCGCTTCTCCTTTCATTTATTATCTTTATCATCTCATTAATTATTTTTTCAGGATGAATGGTTCCCGTAGGTTTTATCTCGCCGAACATGTGGCGGTGTTCACCTATACCATGTGCATTATCGTATCTGATTAACTCGATCCATTCATGCCCTGCAAAAACACGGTAGTTTATTCCATACTTAACACCATTTGGAAACTGTTTAGACTTCGGGACAGTGACAATCATGATATCTATGAATTCATCCTCAGCGATTTGATAAGACTTGTTTATCAGATATTTTGCCAATAATTCACCAATACATGTGTGTTTTAATCACACATATATTTTATCATTACAGTCCAAGAAATGACTAAAATACTGCCCAGCTCGAAGATGTTAACGTGAACGCGAAAAGAGATACCCAAATTCCACTCTCAAAGTAACCTCGCAGGAAGCCTCTGCTTAGCCATCAGCTCCTCAACATCCTCCCTCTCCCTTATGACATCGGCTTCCCCGTCCTTCACAAGTATCTCGGCGCACCTTGGTCTTCCATTATACTGGCTGCTCATGCTGAACCCGTATGCACCAGAGTCCAGAAGGGCTATCAGATCCCCCTTTTCAATATGCGGAAGTTCCCTGTCATGGGCAAGAATATCCCCTGTTTCGCATATCGGTCCAGCGATGGTGTATGTATCCCCGGGAGGCGAGGCTGCCTTATTTGCCACGACAGCATAATGGTAGGATTCATACATCGAAGGTCGGATTAAGAGATTAAAACCTGCATCCACCCCCACAAAATTCTTTGCCGCCTTCTTCACTGTATTAACGCGGGTTAAAAGGATAGTGGTGTCGCCCACTATATAGCGCCCGGGCTCAAGGATGAGTTTCGGGGAGATTCCCAGTGCGCCTGTTCTTTCCTCGAATACGGGGAGAATAGCATCAGCATGGTCCTGCGGCGTAGGCGCACGTTCATCCTTCTTATATGGTATGCCAAGACCAGAGCCCATATCAACGAAACTGAGGTCGATCCCAAGTGCGGTCACTTTTTCCACGAGGTCCATCATTTTGTGCATCGCTTCTCGAAAAGGCGCAGTATCCAGTATCTGCGAACCGATATGGCAGTGCATACCGCATGGAGAGATTCCCGGAAGTTCTGAGGCTTCTCGATAGATGTCCACGACCTCCCCTGATGGTATTCCAAATTTGGAAGTCCGAAGTCCGGTTGAGATTTTGGGATGCGTCTTTGGTGAGACATCAGGATTCACGCGAAATGCAATCTCCACTTCCTTCTTCGCTTTTTGTGCGATTTGAGATAAGGTATGCAGTTCATCCCTTGAATCCACGGATACCTTTACGCCTATCTCCACTGCCTTTTGAAGCTCAAAGTCTGTCTTTGAATTGCCGTTAAAGAGGATTTTCTCCCTCGGAATTCCGGCAAGAAGCGCCATATAGAGTTCGCCGTAGCTAAAGACATCTGCGCCGGCTCCCTGTTTTGCCAGTATCCTTAAGATCGCAAAACTCCCATTGGCTTTGGCAGCATAATATATGTCTGCATGCGGAAATGCTTTCTTATACGAAGAGAAATTCTCAATGACGCGTGACTCATTGGTGACATAAAGCGGTGTGCCGTATCGTTCTGCAAGTTCTGTGGTATCAGCCCTGCCGATGATAAGATGATTGTTTCGGATTTCAAGATGATTTTCCATTGTGAACATAGGTGCACAATTGGCTGATATCATATTATAGTTTTATCTTCTCGCACACCACTGCCTCATCCCCGAACCCGAACACATGCAGTGTCCTGCTGCCAGTCAATCCCTTCTCAAGCATCTTTCTGTACTGCCAGTATTTTTCAGGTTCAATATCAAGACGCAGGACGACATTTCTTGCCTTTTCTGAATTCAGAATCTCTTTCAATGTCAAAATATCCTTTTGTGTTTTGCCAACTGCCCTGTACCTGTCCTTAAAAAATGGCGATTCAATAAGTTCGGAGGATGTCAGAAGGGTGCGTCTCTCGTCACTTTTAAAACAGAAAATTTCCCTGCCCGCTTCTGCTATTGTCTGAGCCAGCTCATTCAAAAGCAGTGCCTTCACGACAGATGGCTGCGGCTCATAAACATACTCTTGCAAAGAGCACTTTTTGATCACAGGCGCATCCGAAGAAGAGAGCCATGCGTTTTCAGGAAGAACTGCGGCGCTTCTCTCGCATCTTTTGAGAACGCCAGAATATAACGTCAGCCTGTTTAACTGCCCGTTCAACGAAAGATACTCACGCTCGCAGTCAAGAGTTATCCGCTCATGCGGCATCTGCGGCGGGGCATGGAACGCAAAATTTTGTGTTACGTCCGAATACATTTTCAAAATTTCGATGGGCGGCGGCTCAAGGTTCTCAAGTGTACGAACTTCCTCGGATAATGCACGTGCCGGGTCTGAGAAGATAATATCAGTGTCGGATACCCTTGCTTTAACATCTTCCGAAAGTGC is a genomic window containing:
- the lysA gene encoding diaminopimelate decarboxylase, with translation MFTMENHLEIRNNHLIIGRADTTELAERYGTPLYVTNESRVIENFSSYKKAFPHADIYYAAKANGSFAILRILAKQGAGADVFSYGELYMALLAGIPREKILFNGNSKTDFELQKAVEIGVKVSVDSRDELHTLSQIAQKAKKEVEIAFRVNPDVSPKTHPKISTGLRTSKFGIPSGEVVDIYREASELPGISPCGMHCHIGSQILDTAPFREAMHKMMDLVEKVTALGIDLSFVDMGSGLGIPYKKDERAPTPQDHADAILPVFEERTGALGISPKLILEPGRYIVGDTTILLTRVNTVKKAAKNFVGVDAGFNLLIRPSMYESYHYAVVANKAASPPGDTYTIAGPICETGDILAHDRELPHIEKGDLIALLDSGAYGFSMSSQYNGRPRCAEILVKDGEADVIREREDVEELMAKQRLPARLL
- a CDS encoding methyltransferase domain-containing protein, which encodes MTRDKHTIKFSKPIVSNKEGLQLATPEIVAEYIAKRLKTDVIADLGCGIGGQVIFFAKECKKVYAVERNPKKLEYAKQNCSLYNVSNVEFILGDALSEDVKARVSDTDIIFSDPARALSEEVRTLENLEPPPIEILKMYSDVTQNFAFHAPPQMPHERITLDCEREYLSLNGQLNRLTLYSGVLKRCERSAAVLPENAWLSSSDAPVIKKCSLQEYVYEPQPSVVKALLLNELAQTIAEAGREIFCFKSDERRTLLTSSELIESPFFKDRYRAVGKTQKDILTLKEILNSEKARNVVLRLDIEPEKYWQYRKMLEKGLTGSRTLHVFGFGDEAVVCEKIKL